The Hemibagrus wyckioides isolate EC202008001 linkage group LG10, SWU_Hwy_1.0, whole genome shotgun sequence genome includes a window with the following:
- the b3gnt7 gene encoding UDP-GlcNAc:betaGal beta-1,3-N-acetylglucosaminyltransferase 7 isoform X2, with product MFEFINSLNMFRWRTYKAIVLMVLVAVLMVSVFQRGLVSSGGDIQIERNARMQRETINYWKAKPDNSAETTVAPVYERDIVRTWDITSTNCSINKNVTSTEGFKTLGQNFQQFLLYRHCRYFPMIMNHPEKCSGEVHLLLVIKSIISQHDRREVIRQTWGKEQVIDGKKIKLLFLLGTSTNEVEKANHQKLLEYEDYIYGDILQWDFMDTFFNLTLKETHFLKWFSIYCGNVQYIFKGDDDVFVGVTNILEYLESSKNTKDLFAGDVLFKARPIRKKENKYYIPPTLYNKTQYPPYAGGGGFLMDGPLARRLYVTSETLELFPIDDVFLGMCLEVLKVTPIRHNAFKTFGLLKDKKSKLNNEPCFFKSMIVVHKLLPPKLLEMWRLVHSNLVCTVNHGLMWEVAKDQQQQL from the exons atGTTTGAATTTATAAATTCCCTCAACAT GTTTCGGTGGAGGACATACAAGGCGATAGTTTTGATGGTTCTTGTGGCTGTGCTGATGGTCAGCGTGTTTCAGAGAGGACTCGTCAGCAGCGGAGGGGACATACAGATCGAGAGGAATGCACGCATGCAGAGGGAAACGATAAATTATTGGAAAGCAAAGCCGGACAATTCAGCTGAAACCACCGTAGCACCAGTGTATGAACGAGACATAGTCAGAACATGGGACATCACAAGCACAAACTGCAGCATTAACAAGAATGTTACTTCTACAGAAGGTTTCAAAACTCTGGGGCAGAACTTTCAACAGTTTCTTCTCTACAGACACTGCAGATATTTCCCCATGATCATGAACCACCCAGAGAAATGTTCTGGAGAGGTGCACCTCCTCCTAGTGATAAAATCCATCATATCACAGCACGACAGACGCGAAGTGATCCGGCAAACCTGGGGAAAGGAGCAGGTCATAGACGGCAAGAAGATCAAGTTGCTGTTCCTGTTGGGAACTTCTACAAATGAAGTGGAGAAGGCGAACCACCAGAAGCTTCTGGAATATGAGGATTATATCTACGGTGACATCCTGCAGTGGGATTTCATGGATACATTCTTCAACCTCACGTTAAAGGAGACGCACTTCCTGAAATGGTTCTCCATCTACTGCGGGAACGTGCAATACATCTTTAAAGGGGACGACGATGTCTTCGTTGGCGTGACAAACATTCTGGAGTATCTGGAGAGCAGTAAGAACACGAAGGACTTGTTTGCCGGTGACGTCCTGTTCAAAGCGAGACCtatcagaaagaaagagaacaagTATTACATCCCGCCTACGCTGTATAACAAGACACAATACCCACCTTACGCAGGAGGCGGAGGTTTCTTGATGGACGGTCCGCTGGCACGGCGGCTCTATGTGACGTCAGAAACACTGGAGTTGTTTCCGATCGACGACGTGTTTCTCGGAATGTGCTTAGAGGTGCTAAAGGTGACACCTATAAGACACAACGCGTTTAAAACTTTTGGTCTCTTGAAGGATAAAAAAAGCAAACTGAACAATGAGCCATGTTTCTTCAAGAGCATGATCGTGGTTCATAAACTCCTCCCTCCAAAACTTCTGGAAATGTGGAGGTTGGTCCACAGTAACCTTGTGTGCACGGTCAACCACGGGCTGATGTGGGAAGTTGCAAAagaccagcagcagcagttatAG
- the b3gnt7 gene encoding UDP-GlcNAc:betaGal beta-1,3-N-acetylglucosaminyltransferase 7 isoform X1 codes for MFEFINSLNMASRFRWRTYKAIVLMVLVAVLMVSVFQRGLVSSGGDIQIERNARMQRETINYWKAKPDNSAETTVAPVYERDIVRTWDITSTNCSINKNVTSTEGFKTLGQNFQQFLLYRHCRYFPMIMNHPEKCSGEVHLLLVIKSIISQHDRREVIRQTWGKEQVIDGKKIKLLFLLGTSTNEVEKANHQKLLEYEDYIYGDILQWDFMDTFFNLTLKETHFLKWFSIYCGNVQYIFKGDDDVFVGVTNILEYLESSKNTKDLFAGDVLFKARPIRKKENKYYIPPTLYNKTQYPPYAGGGGFLMDGPLARRLYVTSETLELFPIDDVFLGMCLEVLKVTPIRHNAFKTFGLLKDKKSKLNNEPCFFKSMIVVHKLLPPKLLEMWRLVHSNLVCTVNHGLMWEVAKDQQQQL; via the exons atGTTTGAATTTATAAATTCCCTCAACAT gGCTTCCAGGTTTCGGTGGAGGACATACAAGGCGATAGTTTTGATGGTTCTTGTGGCTGTGCTGATGGTCAGCGTGTTTCAGAGAGGACTCGTCAGCAGCGGAGGGGACATACAGATCGAGAGGAATGCACGCATGCAGAGGGAAACGATAAATTATTGGAAAGCAAAGCCGGACAATTCAGCTGAAACCACCGTAGCACCAGTGTATGAACGAGACATAGTCAGAACATGGGACATCACAAGCACAAACTGCAGCATTAACAAGAATGTTACTTCTACAGAAGGTTTCAAAACTCTGGGGCAGAACTTTCAACAGTTTCTTCTCTACAGACACTGCAGATATTTCCCCATGATCATGAACCACCCAGAGAAATGTTCTGGAGAGGTGCACCTCCTCCTAGTGATAAAATCCATCATATCACAGCACGACAGACGCGAAGTGATCCGGCAAACCTGGGGAAAGGAGCAGGTCATAGACGGCAAGAAGATCAAGTTGCTGTTCCTGTTGGGAACTTCTACAAATGAAGTGGAGAAGGCGAACCACCAGAAGCTTCTGGAATATGAGGATTATATCTACGGTGACATCCTGCAGTGGGATTTCATGGATACATTCTTCAACCTCACGTTAAAGGAGACGCACTTCCTGAAATGGTTCTCCATCTACTGCGGGAACGTGCAATACATCTTTAAAGGGGACGACGATGTCTTCGTTGGCGTGACAAACATTCTGGAGTATCTGGAGAGCAGTAAGAACACGAAGGACTTGTTTGCCGGTGACGTCCTGTTCAAAGCGAGACCtatcagaaagaaagagaacaagTATTACATCCCGCCTACGCTGTATAACAAGACACAATACCCACCTTACGCAGGAGGCGGAGGTTTCTTGATGGACGGTCCGCTGGCACGGCGGCTCTATGTGACGTCAGAAACACTGGAGTTGTTTCCGATCGACGACGTGTTTCTCGGAATGTGCTTAGAGGTGCTAAAGGTGACACCTATAAGACACAACGCGTTTAAAACTTTTGGTCTCTTGAAGGATAAAAAAAGCAAACTGAACAATGAGCCATGTTTCTTCAAGAGCATGATCGTGGTTCATAAACTCCTCCCTCCAAAACTTCTGGAAATGTGGAGGTTGGTCCACAGTAACCTTGTGTGCACGGTCAACCACGGGCTGATGTGGGAAGTTGCAAAagaccagcagcagcagttatAG